The genomic window GTTGTACACGACCGCTTTGCCCATGGCCACGCCGATAGCCATGATGTTGGAGAACAGCACCACCGCCGGCGGGATCAGCATGGGCACCCACCGCATCTCGTACATCTCAGCGAACTTATCGTCGACGTCGGCCGCTGCAGCCTGCTTCGAAGTGACCCTGAATTGGATGCCCTTCCCCGTGAGAGGCTTCACCACCATGTGCAGCAGCGCCGTCGGGTACGCGCTCATCGAGGCGATCATGAAGAACTGCTCGTTGCGCCACCAGTCCATCCATGTGACCCCCGCCCACCTTATCTCGAAGATGCCAATGGCGTGAATCAGTGCGATGACTACGATGAGGTACACGACGTATCTGGTGAACGGCCTCTGGATGAGTATTTCCTCCGGGATTAGCCACATCACTGGGCAGAAGGCATAGAGTATGATAAAGATCGACGTGATCGGGTAGATGGTGAAATTGAGGTATGCGGCCCGCTGCATTAGGTGGAGCCGGCGGCCAGAGAACAATGGGTTGTAAGGTGAGAAGAACACCTCTAGGGATCCACCAGACCAACGAACAATCTGGTAGAGGCGCTCCGTCAGGTTGATCGGTGCAGTGCCATGGAACGCGTCTCGTTCCATGGTGCAATACATGGAGCGCCACCCTTGCCCGTGGATGCGGTAGCCGGTCACTATGTCCTCGGTGGCTATGTTGTATATGTACCCAACGCCACTGCCCCAGTCTGTCCCTTGATCATACGAAGATGACACGACCATCGCCATCTCAGCGAGAAACGGCTCGTCTAGCTCTGGTGGTGTGATGCGGCGTTCTTGTTTCAAAGCCACCAagaccgagttcaagaactgtATGGAGTTACCGAACTTGTTACTGTCGACCGTGATGTCTTCAGGTCTCCAGCGAGGCGGGTCGAGGCCGTAGAGCGCGAGCCGGCGGAACATGCAACCAGTGCCGAGGTAGGTAGGCCCTTGGAGTCCATTGAGGGCGTACATGGCGCCGTCGAAGAAGACCCTGTTGTGGTTGCCATACCGGTCCGTGGGGTCGACGTTCTCGAACCGTTGCGGGAACTGGACGAAGCCAGTGCTGCCGCCTTCCCTCGAGTCAAGCATCAAGCACATCGCTGCACGCAGGGCCTGCGAGTTGTTGACGTAGTGGTCGCAGTCGAAGTTGATGACGAAGGGCGCGTTGGAGAGCAGGCCGGAGATGCGCAGCTGGGCGTTCAAGTTACCCGCCTTCTTGTTGTGTTCGCTGCATGGGCTCTTTTCACGAGACACGTAGACTAGCATCGGGAGGCGCGCATCGACGCCACCAAAGTTGACTGGGTCTGGGTTGGCATTGCTACCTTGGAAGCCCTGTTGAGGCTTACAACGACTCGGATGGTTCTGCACAATCTGTACGTTGAAGGAAGAAGCACGTATTATTGACAAATAGCAGTGTCATCAACTATATATGTATCTGCCTAAATCTTATAGAAAATATGAAGCTGTATACCAAAGTATGTCTGGACTATAGAGGTGTGCtagttttctatttttctaaaatcaacACATCAATAACCATTAGAGTGAACCTTAATTCATACCTTAACAATTCCAGCGTGGTGTCCTTTCCTATGGTTTTCTGTTGGTTCAATCCATGTGCCTGGCCATTGTGTCCCATTAGCCATCCAAGTTGCTTTTGCACCCCCTTCCTTTGCTTTCATGCTGTTGCACACATCTGACCTCTCCTGAATAGTGCTAGGGAGCGTCTCCAACCTCACCTTCAACTCCTCATACTCCCTCTGCACATGCCTATAATCATTCATGAACTCCCCCGGTGATCTTCCGTTGTAGATCATCCCCTCCATCTGGAAATAGCTCTCCGGCGCTCTCGGCTCAATGGAGTGCTTCCGGCAGAAGGGCACCCACATGGAGGCAAAGCTTGCAGCCTCGACCAGCGCCTCGTAGAGGATCAGTGCGCCACTGTCGTCGGACAGGTAGCAAGTGTACCTGTCGACGGGGTAGTCGGCGGCGAGGATGGAGAGGACACAGTTCATGGTGTACAACACCGGCTCGTTGACGGGGTCGGCGGTGGTAACGAAGACGTCGATGCCCGGGAGGATGGAGCCACCGTCGGGGAGGTCGTAGTGCTGCCGGAGAGTGGCGAGGTCGGGGGTCCGTTTGATGGGGCTGAACTTTGGGAGCTGGTAGAGCAGCCACGAGAAGGCGAACCAGACGTCGCCGACGACGGAGGTCACCCAGAACCACATGACGTCGGAGTTGTTGTTCTTGATGCGCCATGCGATGAATAAGATCACGGCGACGAGGCGTATCAGAACCAGCGTCCTGATTGTACAAGGGGAAAATTATCATAAGGTAATCACAGAAATGTAGGTAAATGTAAATATTCATTTCTGAAGATGCATTGCAGAATCAGATTCTGGCTTTCATGCACGACACTCTGTCATTGTGAGCAGGAATCTGTTCATAGTATGAGCAATTGAGAATGATGCTAGTCGAGACTTGAGACACTCTAGCTTCTCTTCCAGGAAATGCACCACGCAAATGTTTGGAGGTCTTAAATCAAAGGAAACATATACTGAGGTACCAAGAATTATAACTTGAGAGTTACCAAATTTCGAGGTACCTAGCTGAGGCTATCAAATTTCATTATCTCGATGATATAATTTGATGGAACCTCATGGTACCTCCCAAGAACCGTAAAAACATTATTACTATTTTTGCAACTCTTCTCTCACTAAATTCGTGGTGCTAGTAGTAAGATTAACATGAGCATTATGCAACCATTCATTCAAGCAACATGTGCACACACCTGTAGGGGTACAGGAGGGTCGCCTTGACCTTCTTGTTCGAGAACAGCAgcggccgcccgccgccgctctcCAGGTCTGCCGCCGCCACGGCGTCCGGCTGGTGGACGTCCTCCCAGTACCTGTCCTTGCTCACCTTCACGGCACCCTTCTCCTTGGCCCCGCCGCTGCCGTGCGCATTGGCCACGACCACCGCGGCCAGCGCTCCGCCAGTGTGAAAGCCGCGGTCGCCGTTCGCGAGCAGCGGCTCGTTGAGGCCGGCATCGTCCTCGCGCGcagcgccgccggcgccgggcaCCAGCGAAGACATGGCGCCTGCAAGCATGCACAGAGGTAATAATTAAGTAAGTGCAGTAGTCCGTACATGAGTGCAAATTAAATGAGACTAAGGTGCTAGCTTGCTTACGTGGTATACGTGAGGATGCTGCTGCACGGACGGGAGCCAaccagagagaggagaggtttGTACGAGGCGTTACACCAGGGATGCCACGGAGGCATATATATACTAACGTGTCCGTATAATTCTACAGCTCCGACGTCACGTGTGCATGGATTTCAGGTGTAAACACCGGTAAGCAGTAGTAGTAACATACATGGTGGCATCCGCGTGGCGCCAAATGTCACCTAAAAAAGAGCATGCGTTGCGTACTGAGAAAAGACATGTCCAATCATCACTCATCAGCtaattcagttttttttttcccctgaaaaaaatcagctccaTTTTATATCACTTGTTCGCATTCTTCCCAAAGCTTGCAACGTGTCCCTCGCTACCCTTGCTGGCGTGAGAGCCCGATCGACCAACCAAAAGAGGGTTGAAACCTAACTCAAGGCCAAGTTTGAAGACGGAGTTGAAGACAACGAAGATAGCATCGGAGGAGAGATACATAGATCAAATGGTTTGAATTATACTGAAATTTGGTAAGAGTCAGCTGATTTCTTATTCTTGTAagcacaaagaaaaaagaaaggtgCATGATGAGCACAAATTAGTTGGGCTCTATATGTGTAAGGTGACTGATTTATTTCTTAAATATAATTCACATTTCTGGACCACTGGATTGACATGTGAATTAAATACGTAGGCACGTCGAGGCTAATTTACCTGCAAGAAAAATTcaacctatatatatacacatacgtGAATAGAGATTAGGCAATTACATTTACGAATAAAAGAAACAATCAATTATGTATTGTCTTGACCTTCCCGTCGATCGTGAGGAACGTGTGATGGTCCTCTAGCTTTAACAAGCGTGTGGTGTCTACGAATAGGatcaaaaaaaaacaaaacaaaagtggACTGAAGGCGAGCGTTGTGCTAGAAGCCAAATCAGCTGTGAAGCACGCGTGTGTTGCTTGTCGTTTGTTCCTTGTCCAGCAGTGCCCAAATGCTGGGATTTCTACTCAGTTTTCTATTGTCTGGAGAGAAGCTAAGGTGCACGTACATGCACATTTCCAAATGCAGATAGATCCGGAGAGTCTGCTTAGTTCACATGTACACCTATATATTACATACCAGATTTTTCTACGGGTATCACACGTGCGAAACAGGGATGTGAAATGTTGGTGCGTGCTTTCGACGGCTCTACCAATATACGAAACACCAGGCGCCAGCTGAATGGAGTGGGCAAAAGCTAGCTAGATCTTGTTCAGGCATATCTGCATGTTAGGGTAGCTTGTTTTTTGGTTGCTTGCATTTGGGTCAGCTGTGGTTGTTTGGTTTACTGCACAAACATGCATCATATGATGCCAAATGTTTGTAAAGTGAAAAAAAGATGTTACTATAACGTTTATGCCGTCTAAATATACTACAGTTGCAGCTAGTTTACCTTGTTAAGCCTTAATCTATTTTGAAATGCTTAATCTCACTTTATGTACACTAATGACTGTAATTAACTGGGACTGGCTCACGAAAGAAGCTCGAATCAAGCATACCTACAGGACCACGCTGAGGGAATTAATCCTGCATGCATCATGCAGGTCCATCTGGGTGCCTGAGAATTCAAACAAGCGCATCTTTAAAATTAAGATTCTATGCCTGATGGACCTGGCACGGCCTGATGCCGGCAGACAATCACGCCCTTAGCGTTCTCGAAAGGAAAGGGTTCACTTTTGGCCCCTAAACTTTAATTGCCCCGAGTCTAAGTTTCATTTTAACTCGATATATACCATTTGTTTTCACCAAGTTTCATCCGAGTTCTAGGATCAAAAGTGTCTTGAAATGGATGCGTACGATGTTATATATTTTCCATGCTTTAGCATTGAGCCGTGAGCCACTTCGATTGAGCTGCAAGTGTAGTAGCAGTACTCCAGCCAACTGGGTGACGTCCACAGCAAAAGCCAAATCAAGCTAAAAAGGACATAAAAACTAAAGCACTCAAGTCTTCGCTGTTCACGGCCATTTCCTGCGTGATTTGCAAGAGCCAGTACGTAGTGCTTCGATCCCAGAGTGTAGGATGCTCGAATCCACTACTCTCCTGATTGGATCTTAATTTGGCCACGCACACGCATGCATGCGGAGCAGCAAGAGCCTTGTGTCATCTTGTGACCATCCGCATTCAAGACAACGAGAGTGTCATCTTTGTTCTGCAGTGATATGATGCCACTGCATGCAACCATGCCACATGCAAGAAAGCTAAGTAGCATCTGTTCTCTGCTCTCCGCGATGGACTGTACTTCTCTCCTCATAGCTTCATTTGTGGACATCAGTGCTTGGCGCCGATAGGCTAAGATTCTGTCTTCCAGCGCGAGAATATGACATATGCAGCTAGCTGGTATTTGTCCCCAGCGCGATAAGCATATGGAGTTACAGCTTTGCTAATTTTGAATATTCTGAAATTTTCTTATCTTTCAGTCACCTATAATTGCAGTATCACATTATGTGCAATGAACTTATTGCAATTTTGACATTGCATTTAGAGATAACACATGTGAGTTGTCGACGTGAATCTAGTGCTTGAGGAAAGTGACTGAAAATTCTTGTTAGCAACCTCACTGAGGGGAAGAATCTGGAGGAAGatctagaggaggaagagagaagatCTAGTGGGGAAGATGAACAGTAGAGAAGAGAATAGAGGAGCACGGGAAGGAGAAGAGCCGGTCCGGCAATGCCTATCTGTTCGATGCCTTCCTGTCCGATGGTCATGGTCCCCTTATGTACCTGTTGGCTTCTCCAGGGGGGCAGCCCAACGGTGGCAGCCATGTGCGCGAGGTCGTCGCTGAACGCCTAACAGAACTGCACCTCCAGCTTCGGGATGTCCGGCGTGCCAGCCGTCCAGTTGTAGCAGTACTCGAACGGGTCCATGCTCATCCTCGGCAACCCGGCGAGTTGCTTGCTCAGCGCCGCGACAACGGCCTTGTACGCCGGAGTGGCGAGGATCGTCAGCCTCGTCCCCGAGTGGAGGATCGCGCCGCCATTTTTCTCGGCATCCCACACACCCGCGGGGATGTCGAGCTTCTCTCCCGTGACGTGGCCGAACGCGAGGACCCAGGCAACTCAGTGCGGCGCTCGGCGACGGTCCTCTCGGCGAACTCCCTCGCGGCGCGCGGCCTCCACAAGCACGCGTTTGCTGCCGACCCGGAGGAGCCGGAGCCTCTCCGCCCACCACTCATCCGCTGAGTCATCCTCCAATATgcttaaaattttattatatcAGTCCTTAAAACAATCGCCCGTTAAATACAAATATTATAATAGATAATATCATAATCATACAATAAAAAGAGTGGTAAAATAAATTCACCAAATTAATAATATCGAATATCTAAATATGTgatatatacgtataaggagtaCACTATATATGCAAAAGGTATATCATGCACATGTATAACAACTTCGGATACTACGAAACCGAATCTACATAACCTGATACACTCGGAAATTTAGAAGACGTATACTAGGAATATCTCAATTAGTTGACCAACTAGAGAACGACTAGTATCCAAATCGGATTTACCTGCTTTGTCTTAATAGACAAGATGGAGAACTCACTATTGATTATGGCTAGATAGAAGGCGGTATATTAGTCCTATATAAAGCAGGGATCCAAACCcttgaagaaaaaggagaaagtaGAGGAGGAGAGAAAACTCACGTATTTGCAACTCGACGCAAACATCAAGACCATAGGAAATACCCgcactactaaaaaaacccTTCTCTATCGGCCCATAaaagggtttcactgccggtttttaagccggcagtgggtaacgggcagtgatagttcccgactatcactgccggtccggGGAtcagcagtgaaggggttatcactgccggctaaaggcttcagtcggcagtgatagtcgggtaGCGAATCATCTTTTTGGGgctgaaaaaattaaaaaatatattttattgcaCCTGAGGAACCCCCACGCACACACcaaagtcacaagtcacactaTTTTTCGTGCGAAATACACGCGTGTGCTgttcgtggcactcgaactcagaacctctcagctcgcgcgataCGTCTTTatcatcccaccacagaagtaatagtgataccattagcatatgcaatcattttgacatcttctgtctgaaacttcaaacgattatttagatatctaaattacatcaaatgaaaaagttttcaactacaaagttatagatctcgtcgagggctataattttgatataaagtttgtcttcatccgacttcgtatgaaaatgttatgagttttttaaaataaactatcatcCACTATTACTGCCAGCTCTAGCCACGACAGCATTTCTCATGATAAGTCGGTAGATATTCAATGTGAGGCAATGGACATAAAGAGAGTAATTATGGCATTTCTCTTAACTCCCTGAGTTACAAGATAGCACCTTTGAGCTAGTTCATCAGGACAAGAACCTCTAGAACACATCATTTGCATCATTgagtgagaacaattctcaATTCAATATCAATTGTCATAATTTAATCTGGAAATTGTAAGGGGAACTACTTTCAAAatctacaataaaaatataagcaaTGTTTTAACACTATGTTTGTGTGTATCCTccaataaataatttattagaAGATACTCCCACTGTATGTTTTGAAACTGTTTCCCTCTAACGTCATACAATGTGATAAGATacatattcaactaggttctagtgagctttggtatcactgctagaaacctaggtgacataggtaagcaacacatTACAAATCACATCTTTacgtgactcttgtttgttggatgACATCAAATGCCCAGGCGCCCAACAGCATGCCCCAAGCCTAAAACCATTTTGATAACTTGTTAATTAAACCAACGCTATTCGTGTAGATGTCTGACATCCTGATGCGCGTTtacccgatcttccgaaaggtaatatgataagttgattggtggagctttgacgttgatgattcaaaggctctgaacagaacaaattgagaaccctcgcaacgactgcaccactactctgtgattatcaactatgccaagacgcagttgacctcaccaagaaggcttttcctgcaagcaaattgagaacacaagcaagaactggtaaatgcaatatgaatattgctaattactaatgaagtactcgagttggggttcaacaaaccgataaatggtgaaactgtctaaaatagaataatctaagctaaacccaagtctaaactatgatgatTACTGtctatatataggagggacgtgAGGAAGTCGACCTAGGGTGGTGCAACTATAGAAAGAGgagtgcacaacctggactccgaccccgacacaattacaagacccaacatggTCTGATACGGTGgtgcagcaccttatttctttgactatGAATAAACTATAActaatatttggtcgagctcatatccattggaaagtgctcgtcgtaagctttccagaatgtccaagattgcctaaaacagacttcgtatgagagagttatgcccgttttactgacgtgctgtcttgcgactcgaccacgactatgacttcgaccacgaccacggctAGAACTCAgtctcgagtctgagtagacttggccttcaatgggtgacatccgagtaaggttgtggtgtttctctcacgttcctaagcaataaaacatcacaagaatttagtagtaatccatccaagcaagcatgaacagcgagaaacggcttcacctggtggtctaattgtcgtgcacgtgctcttgtaattgtcCTCATATGATTTGAGAACTATTAGTAGTATTGATTGTATATGGaggagtcatgggctcatcaccccccctcttgaattggagtcgtcctcgactcaagctcatcttcttctcccaaatatagcttcaaatctgaaatgttaaacgtgggactaaccccaaatttgcaggtaggtccaatttgtatgcattgttattcattttctcaattatcttaaatggtatATCAGCTCTAGATatcaactttgactttcttagttctgaaaacctatccttcctcaaatgcaaccaaactaaatcacccgattcaaattttatttctttcctacctttacttccaacaatcttatacttttcagtcatgctctctatattctttttagttatttcatgcaacttaagaataaattcagcacatttcttagtatctaaattaagtctttcaacaGTAGGAAAatatagtaaatcaataggagcacggggattaaatccacaCACTACCTGGAATGGACTTACCTTGATGGTGGAGTGTactgacctattgtaagcaaattcaatatatggtaaatactcttcccacatcctcaaattcttctttagaactgcccgtaacattgtcgataatgtgcggttgacgacctTTGTTTGACaatcagtttgaggatgacgCGTTGTAGAAAACAACAGTTTCGTCCCTAGtatattccaaagtgatctccaaaagtgactaaaAAACTTTGCATCACGGTTCGAGACAATagtattgggcactccatgtagtcgaatgatttccctgaaaaacaaatcagctatgtttgtagcatcatcgctcttgtgacaaggtataaaatgtgccattttagataATCGATCCACAAAtacaaatatgctatctctCCCCTtcattgtcctaggcagtcctaaaacaaaattcatgaaaatatcctcccaaggtgcactaggaacaggaagagacaaaagaccatgtggatttaatcgaaacttagctttattgcaagtggtgcaacgtgacacgtagcACTCGACGTTACGTCTCAtgtttggccaaaagaagtgggcgaccagcacatcttcagtcttctttgcatatcgtttattcagtttagcttgacttctaatatatttcaatgattcatgatcagaatgtataacaaattctttgggtcatagataatattgccaagtttcaagcacacgaactaaagtaTACAATTCTTTACCATAAGTgaaataattcagacttgaccCACtgaatttctcgctgaaataagcaacagatttaccttcttgaattagcacacatCCAAtcccaatcccactagcatcacattcaagcttaaaggtcttaccaaaatcagggagttggagtaaatgagcatgggtaagtttttcttgtgcaggtcctcatttgaaaactactcctttctttgtcaactcgtctAATGGAgcaacaatggtgctgaaatcctgcacaaatcgttgatagaaacccgcaagaccataaAAGCTTCTCatttgagtaacagtctcaggggttggctagctctttatggctttaaTTTTTTGCTttatccacttctattccctgtggagtaacaatatagccaagaaaagaaactcgatccgtgcaaaagatgcactttttgaggttaccaaataaacgtgcatctctcaaagcgttaaaaacagcacgtaagtgatcaaagtgtaggtcatatgacttgctgtaaatcaagatgtcatcaaagtaaaccaccacaaatctcccaatgaatgctcgtaaaacttcattcattaatcgcatgaaagtactaggtgcattagttaacctaaaaggcattactaaccactcatacaaaccaaacttagttttaaatgcagtttttcattcatcttcgagtttcattctaatctggtggtatccacttcacaagtcaatttttgtgaaaattatagaaccactcaactcatcaagcatatcatctaaactagggatagggtgatgatatcttattgtaatattattgatggctctacaatcaacacacatacgccaactaccgtctttcttaggaaccaaaaggaTGAGATCCTAGTCCACGAGACCTTGTTTGTCCTTTTTAGGCaattattttattcaaagtatgtatttgataatATTCTGTTGAATGTTGTGCATTTCAGCTAtttgatctagggactgatataggaggcacaGAGAAAACCTAGATCGGGGTTCGTCACATTAGGAACTTTGTTAGAAACACTATCATAGAAATTGTGAAAGCATACAAAGTGACACAGACGGTTTTCAAATACTCGTTACTGACAAAATACCCAGAGACGCTTGCTAAGCAAATGTGTTAGTTAGGATGGAGCATGATCCGAATGACAATGAGATGATGTATGAAGACAATACTATTGCAAGGATTATGGTGAAATGCAGGCGTACTATTTGTCTATGTGTATTGCAAAACTGACATGTGTATAGTCTGTTATAGACAGAGTAACCGTCTATAAAAAGCCTGATATTACAGACACTTCTACAGAGACAAAACCCATAACTGTCTATGATAGAGATTAAAATCCATCGGTGATAACTCATTCTAAAGTAGTGAAATCAATAGACAAATAATTAACCAATGTACAGATCAATCAAAGAAAACTAGAACACGAGACACCAATTTTGTAGAGAGAAAACCCTTGCCGGGGACCACAAACTCCAGACATCGATCTTCACTGTATCACGAGagttaaaaataagaaaatatcaACGAGTCATCAACTCTTCCTGTGTGGCTTACAAGAGTATATGTGTAAAAATGACTCGAATCTAATCACAAATCCACTCCAAGATCCCTCAGGTGCCATAG from Phragmites australis chromosome 14, lpPhrAust1.1, whole genome shotgun sequence includes these protein-coding regions:
- the LOC133891590 gene encoding probable mixed-linked glucan synthase 3 encodes the protein MSSLVPGAGGAAREDDAGLNEPLLANGDRGFHTGGALAAVVVANAHGSGGAKEKGAVKVSKDRYWEDVHQPDAVAAADLESGGGRPLLFSNKKVKATLLYPYRTLVLIRLVAVILFIAWRIKNNNSDVMWFWVTSVVGDVWFAFSWLLYQLPKFSPIKRTPDLATLRQHYDLPDGGSILPGIDVFVTTADPVNEPVLYTMNCVLSILAADYPVDRYTCYLSDDSGALILYEALVEAASFASMWVPFCRKHSIEPRAPESYFQMEGMIYNGRSPGEFMNDYRHVQREYEELKVRLETLPSTIQERSDVCNSMKAKEGGAKATWMANGTQWPGTWIEPTENHRKGHHAGIVKIVQNHPSRCKPQQGFQGSNANPDPVNFGGVDARLPMLVYVSREKSPCSEHNKKAGNLNAQLRISGLLSNAPFVINFDCDHYVNNSQALRAAMCLMLDSREGGSTGFVQFPQRFENVDPTDRYGNHNRVFFDGAMYALNGLQGPTYLGTGCMFRRLALYGLDPPRWRPEDITVDSNKFGNSIQFLNSVLVALKQERRITPPELDEPFLAEMAMVVSSSYDQGTDWGSGVGYIYNIATEDIVTGYRIHGQGWRSMYCTMERDAFHGTAPINLTERLYQIVRWSGGSLEVFFSPYNPLFSGRRLHLMQRAAYLNFTIYPITSIFIILYAFCPVMWLIPEEILIQRPFTRYVVYLIVVIALIHAIGIFEIRWAGVTWMDWWRNEQFFMIASMSAYPTALLHMVVKPLTGKGIQFRVTSKQAAAADVDDKFAEMYEMRWVPMLIPPAVVLFSNIMAIGVAMGKAVVYNGVWSVVQKRHAALGLLFNVWIMMLLYPFGLAVIGRWSKKSGILFVLFLVAFVVIGLVYIGVHAFLVNFLPFMVI